The DNA region accagaccactcccagcaTTGAGCCATCTAAGcagaagaatctgtctccacccaaaCCTGAGCCGAACAAAATATCAATGCAGTATCATTATCAGTAAGGTCCTtcagaaggaggggaggggagggggaggaagctgGCAGTCTCCAAGATACTGAttactaagaaaaatcatttttcacaataCACATTTCCAGCTTTTGGTTCTCACAAGTCAAATAAGCTCCTGttagagtccctgccctcaaggactttatattctaatagggagactATACAAATTGTGCTTTGACATGAGAAGTCACAAAGATCATAGCACAGCCCTTGGATAAGCCCTGTTCACTGGCTAGGCTTGAGTTATTTTGATTATAAAGAAAGCTGAAGGAAGGCAGcaaagggaggggtggggggcaaGTGGGAGAGAGGCTGAAATATCCTTGAAGTAAAAGAGCCAACTCAGTCAGccaagcaacatttattaagccagaGCTTAATAAAGTCACTTAGTTGCTCCTAGGCATGGCCTCCTATGTGTCCAATGATTAGAGAATAAccgaacaaattatggtatataaatgtaatgaacgATTGTCCCATAAGGAATGATAGTATAAAGAATTTGGCCAATCATGctaagacttgaggcagacagaagaaaacagagccaagagaacaattatgtacaataattataacaaagtaaataaagctAACATTAAAACGTATCAAACCTTGGGTCAGATACGGGATGTCCCCTAAGTCTTAATGCAATTTAATGCTTTAATGGCTTAAAAccgcactaagactttttgggtTACTCTGTAAGATGGACAATGACATtgcttttttctaaaaaaaaaaaaaaaaggaaaaccacaaTAATTGAAAGTGACATGTCTTATGAGTCACACACCCTCTGTGAGGTGGTTTTTAACACCCGTAGAGGGGAGAGGTTGTTAGGGTGTTAAGGTGCTTCATGTTATCATTAACAAATCTCCAAAGATTTAACCATTTAATcataacattttccattttaGAGTAAGCAACTTAGCAtcctctgtgtgtgcgtgtgtgtatatgtgtttgtgtgcttATTAAAGGAATACCCAGTATCAATCAGGGAAACCTACCAACTTAGTGCTAAGGACCTTCTTCTAAGAGTATGGTTACTGTCTATGACATCAGTCTCAAAAGGTCTGGGATGTCCCACATAACAGTGCCCTTGTTACCTTTATGACCCATGCCATGTTTATTATCTTGAACTTTCTTGGACCTAAGTATATTATCATTTACTCCCTAATGGGCACAATCAGCTTATTAGCAAGTGTGTGGACTCTTTGTACTAAATCTCTTTGGAGGTCCTCAGTGATTGAGGGTGTGCTAACTCACCCATACTTGTCTATATTCCCTCTCAGCCTGAAGTCTTCGCAGGATTTATAGTTCAAATCTCCCCCCATTCGAGAGATTTTCTCTCTATTTGAATGTTATAAAAGCACTCCCACCCTATCAGAGTACCACATATATTGATTTTGCCCCCAGATGTCCCCGgctcttttttatatctttttgaaTGAGATATCAAGCAGTGGATTTTGTGAAGTAGTGATGATAACAGAATTTAGGTgggtttgctaagcactttacgaataaatcattgatcatcacaacaatcctgggaagtagctacagttattcccactttacagttgaagaaactgaggcagagttcagtgatttgcctgaggtcacacagctagaaagcatctgaagcaggatttgaactcagtcttcctgactagagCTCAGTCCATTGCctactcacctagctgcctttacaCCTGGAATGCTCATTTGAAAGGAGCTATTCTAATCTTGCTTTACAAGTGAACAGATGAAATAgaaaaaccaggtcttcctgagtgcaGTCCTAAGTCTCTTATCACAGCACCATCTTGCTACCCCGCacatggcagagccaagatgaaacCCCAGGTCACTGAGACTCTAAATCCTGAATTATCCTGTTCTCCCATTGTATTTTTGCCCATTCtgtgagagaagcagagacaATTCACTGggagtcataggatcacaggaccTTAGAATTAGTCTAGTCTAGTCCCTTCATCACCTTCCAGAGGAGGGGACTTGAAGCCCAGAGATTCAGTCACTTGTCCAGTCAATGCCCTCAGTGCCCAGCAGAGGCTGGACTGAAGAGCCCAGTGCCCCTGATTCCACAGGGAGCATTCTCTGAACCAAGGCCTGTCCTATCAGACAAGTCACTTTGGGCAGTGGCTCTGCTGAGCCCAATgctattcctcatctgtaaaacaaacagATTGGAGCTGATCATTCTCAAGGAGTATCTGAGCTCTAAAACTGATGGTGCTTTGTTTGCTCTTCTCCTCCTTATGGCACAACGCTCTTGATCCCCCTGACTGCTATTATTTAGTTTGGTATGGGGACTGACTGTTGGGCCTGAAgttgagaagacctaagttcaaatcctacaatGGATACTGTATTAGTGAGGTGACCCTAGTCATTTTcctaacttctcttggcctcagcttccctcTGTACAacggggataatagcacctgcctcacagggtgttgttgagtcatttcagtccagCCCtactctctgtaaccccatttggggctctcttgaggaagatactggagtggtttgccatttccgcctccagttcatttttcagatgaggaattgaggctaacagggttaagtgacttgcccagggccacacagctagtaaacgtctgaggctggatgagaattcagggcctcctgactctgggcctagtgctctatctactgccctaCCCTGCCCACCTCTCACAGGGTGGTGAGGATCAGGTGAGCTAACTTTATGTCCTCGCCTCTCACCTACTCTGGGGCTTCTGACTTTCCCACCATGCTCCTAAGTTGAATACCTTCCCTCACATTCTTCCCAACCCTTTTCACCTTATTTTCGTCTTGTCTTCCCTAAttaagattgtaagctccttgaaggcatggcctgtcttttttcttatttataccCACATcacttagcctggcacatagtagatacttcatgtttactgattaactgaatgcaagaaacatttaaaagaacTTTGCCAACCTTTCAAAGTACTACATGAATATTAAGTATGTGGCCATCTAAGATTCATTCCAACTTTAAgataaaaattgtcattttactCAAAGGCCTTTAGTTGGTGAtagaaaagatgcaaaaaaatgtttaatagcaGCTTTCATTATGATTATACTTAGGAAATCTTGAAAAACTCTTTGAACTTAAAGACGGCTCCTGTCAGCTCTATGTCACTTTAGGCCCAGATATCTATTTCTACATTTAGATCAGAAACAGATTGAGAGTATGAGAACCAACCCAAGCATAGATTACAAATGACTCCTGAAAATTGGCATAAAATTTCCCATGTTTTGCATTTCAAGGAACTGAAGTAATGTCAAAGCCACACCCAGATTATTGATTTGCAGTTCAATCAGTATGTTGTAATGAGGTAGGGTACAAAATTCAATCCCAGAAAACATCTGTAGCCACTGACTGACTCCTGTCCTAGGAACAAAAACTAAAAACCCAACTTTCTTTTCCCCTGCTACAAAGTTTAACATCTTTCAGAAAATCAGCTCTCCTAAACTTCATATATAGTGAATCAAGGTTTATTTAAAAAGGTAAAGCTTTATAcatacaattttaaaatgaaaatttctgtCTTTGAATTAAGCAATATTACAAGCTATTTATAACAAAGTAGTGTTTATATTTCACAAATGTAAAAACGTCAGAAGAAACTCAAATTACAACTTGGATCCTGGGCAATTCAAGTGTTTGATCCCAAATGATACAGGTCAAGTCCCATCTCTCTGTGAAGCAGTCTTCCTTCAGTCACATCATACTTCAGGATAGCTGGCTGCTGTTGCTATTCCACAGTGGTTATTCTTGTCCCTGGACATTAAGATGTACCCACTTTGGCCCCACTCTTCACCCCAGCTGTAAAGAAAGTTTACTATTAAGTTCCAGAGCACCATTCAAAAATACTTTTACTTTAGGGATGTTAAGCATTCTGACACATATTGTGACTGAATTCAGAGTTGGACTTTTCGAGATAGCAGTGAAAATACTTGCTGGTGACAACTTTGTTGTGTAGTTGATTAGCTACGGCCagtaactcttcatgaccccgttttcaggttttcttggcaaagatactggagtggtttgcattttcctttttcagcccattttacagatgaggaaactgaggcaaacaggattaagtgacttgcccagggtgacacagctagaagtgtctgaggtcctttctgaacACAGGACTTCCTCACTGTATGGCCACTGCTCACTATTTACTGGGTggcctagctgccccaccattcCTGACAATCACTCAACAATAAGCACTTTCAGGTTTTTCAACTGAAGTGCTTTTCCCATAGCACTTTGTGAGTCAGTCTGACAATAACTGTATTAGAACAGTCCAACAAACTAGGCCACAGGAAATCTTTTGTACTATCAAGTCATCTGTGGTCATGGAAACTACGAGGAACCACTGGGGACCTCTCAATCTACTCTGGATCCTAAAACTAGGGCCCCTTCAACCCATGAACATCCCTTCTCCATTTCACAGGATCCCAGGAACTccacccttcttcctcctccctctttcttcaaaATGAAATAACCAGAAACTGGCAACAAGCAGGTCAGTGACATTTCAGGCAAGATGTTGGTTTACCTGTTCTTGACAATCcagtatttctttccattttctttgacaCCATAGCCCACAACCAGCACACCATGATCTAGCTGTTGACTACTGCATCCTGGTTCATAATAAACACCTAGGATATTCAAGTGAAATAGGAATTTGAGAAATGCTAACTAAGTGAACTACTAGTTAGTATTAACTAGTAGTTTTAACTAGTATTAACTAGTTAGTATTGACTACTAGTTAAGTGCATTGTtacagaaataatgaagaacaaaggCTTACCAGACTGATAGAACTGGAAGGATGGATGTCCTGCATCAACAGCAACAGAGACGGGACCCACCGATGCCACTGCCTTTGCAAGAGCCTTTTCCTGCCCAGATGGGATGTCCACATATCCAGTGACATTAGCACCAGAGCATTCCAGCCGATACCGACAGTCTCTatccttttaaaatgaaatggataaaaggTTTGGTTTACTGTTATCTATGGGCAATGTTCTCCCGTCAATTTATCAGACGAACAGCTCAAGAAAAGAGCTGGATGTGGGTGGGTAAACGATTATTTGAAAATCACATGGAAAGAAGCATAGTGTAAACCAGAGGGCTGGTGACAGTTCTATACATCACTCCTAAGTCTGCATCTTGCATGGATTCAAATGTATGGTTCAGTGGATCCCATTTCTACTTGGGTTTGATACCACTGGCATAAAACAACCAGTTCATTAACAATTCTAAGAGCCTACTAGTTGTAGCATAGCCCAATGAGACCAAGGTTCGAATCTAGCTCtccacttacaagctatgtgatcaTGAGACTGAGGTGGAGAGGTTATCAGAACAATCAGGACAATAGCTCCCCCAGACAGGGctgtttgaggatcaaatgtgattaGGGGAATgacatgctttgtaaaccttcaggATGATCTAAATGTCAGCAGCTGTTATGCAATATTAGATTTGATTGTCATTTAATTCCCTGCTCAGAAGGAGGCACCTGTGGGAGCTAGGGGTCAGGGAGGCATCAGGGCAGGGTACAAAGGCCAGAATGGATTCAGGGTCAGGGAACCTGGGGTTCCAATGCAGACCTTGCCATTCATCACTAAATATGtttgtgatcttgaacaagtaaGTCATTGTAAATTGAAGATGTCTGACCATTAAATGATCTATAAAGTGGTCTCTCAGTGGGTGATTGTACACAGAGTGAATGTAGCTTGGATTGAGCTGTAGATTTTGTTTAGTCGAAGTCTTCAGTCTTTGCAGGCCTCCTCAACTCCCATCCCCCAAACTGAGACTCTCCTTTCAAAGAGAGCTAAGCCAAAAGGATGGGGACTCCAACAACTACATATTTACCTTTCCTTCATAGGGATAGGATTCCTCTGTATCAATGCCTCCATTTTTCTTCACATATTGAAAGGCATTATCCATTAAACCACCATTACAGCCTTCGTTGCCATCATCCCTAGAGCAGTCAACCAAATTCTGTTCACTAAGTGAAACAAGTTTGCCCGTCTTATGGTACCACTGGCCTTCCAGGGAACCAGTTGCGCTAAATGCCCAGCAAGAACCAcactgaccctgaaaaagtcaaaAAGAAGCACTGCTTAGTTTACAAGATAATCTTAAGAAATCTTTATAAGACAGATCTAAACAGCTTTAAATATGGAAGGGAACTCAGTCACAGATCTGAGATGAAGTCCCACTATTTTTACAATCATAAGCTTCACTGAGTTTTATCTGAGTTATCTATGGATCAAGCTTAAACAACTTTTCATACCTGATTCTTAACAGGAGTTACATAGCCTTTGTCTCTCCAGTCTACAGATTTAGGGGTCTTCACAAAGAGAGGTTCGCGAAACAGAGTTCCTTTGGCCTTCCTTTGAAATTTGTCATGTCTAAAGCCATTCATCACCTGTCTGAATTCCTCATTGgtctaaaatgaaaagaaaggtgaTCTATATTAAGTATATTGGGAAGGTAACTGACTACTCAGAATTAGCATCAGATTGTTACAACACACCCACCATATCACCAAACTTGTTCATTTCCAGCTGGAAACCATGTTTGCCAGCACTGTACTCCCGGTTGTGCATTTCAATCATTCTCAAATTCTTCTCCCATGTTGCTCTCCTCCAATTATCTTCATCCTAGAAGCAAGTGCAAAAATGTAAGGTTCAACAAGCTTCTGCTTACATCATTACACATTCAAATGAAACTATCTTCAGACCAATTCAATTGTCAATAATTCAGTTAGCACCCAGTTGGGATGGTGACCACATCCAAATACTGCCATCCCAGGAGGGTTTCCAAGCTCTGATGCTACAGACATCCCTATCCTGTGAACATCTGTGAGAAAAGCATCAGTCTTGAGCAAATGAAGCTCTTGTCTGGATAACTATTGGCTTCTGGGGAAAGACCATTTCATTAGTCCACATTGGACATGCTGTACTCAACACAGTTGGGGAAAAAAGTAGTTTAAGGTTACCGCTCCATAGGTCCTTCTGTGTTGTGACTTCCATTGGTACCATTTAGCATCTAAAGTCCGGTCAAGTTGTGGAGTAGCAGCTACCATCCCCAAGCACAGGGAAGCTAAACAGAGGTAGAAATTCATGCTTCAaaccttaggggaaaaaaatggagaaagagataaaagcattgtgtgaggggtggggtggagtgaggGCAAATACAAGAGGTGTAATGCTGATCCAAAGATTTTCAGGGAGTTTAGACATAGGTGCCAcattggagagagtgctggacctagggtcaggaagagctgagctcaaatcctgcctcagacacttaggattTGTGGGGTTgtaggcaaatcagttaacccctcagcctcaatttctttatgtgtaaaatggggataatagcagcacctacctcaaagagttgttttaaggataaaatgagatctttgtaaaccactttgtaaaccttagagcactagctattttcatttatttatttgtttattatttatttattattgttaaccACTCAGAAGCTGAGGTGCCACATTCCAGTTCCTGCCTGTCAACCTACAAGGCTTGTCTCTAATCCAATTACACTAATAATCTCCTACTCAGCCTTCTCTCTCATGTTCCCAACCTCCCCCAACTAAAGGCAGCTGTGATGAAACTACTACCAAGCAGCAGCCATtgggaaaatgggggaagggagggggttgTGGCTGGAGCAGAGACAGTAAAAGACTGTCTCTCTTCCTGTGAGTCCCACAGGATGAGATAAGAGGTTATGGGATATGCAGATTTTATtacattatctttctcctccaaCCCATGACAGCTATTATTGTCAAGGATACCACTGTCCTTCCAAAGTTCAACCTCAGTCTTACCTTCAGCTATTCCAAACTCCACCTACCCAATCAGGTGCCAAAACATCTCTCTCATTTGTCTAGTTCAGCCCTGGTTCAAGCCCTAGCCATGTTTCCAATGGACTTtttcaatagccttctaactgatctccctgctCCAAGTCTTCCTCTACTTCATCCTATCCTCACATAGCAGCCCAAATCATTCTAAAGTGACCATTTTGCTCTCATCCTCTTCAGCACACTCAAGTGTTTCTAGCGCCACTAGGAtcatattatttcactttatctgGTACTTTGAAAAGCTTCTATTTCTGTTTATTAGCACAGTAGCACATGgataatttatagaaataaatgtacatatatatagggCAAGTGCTCACAAATATTTTGTCCTCatatggagggagggggagtatCCTAGTAGAAGTCTGCAGATTCCTGCTttactgagggcagggactgtcttttgactctttataaccccagtgcttagcacaaagctCGGCACAGAACAGTACTAAATGAATGGTTTTCTTAAAGCCAGTATAACATTTCTAAGCCCCTCCCTAAAACTAATCACCAAATGTCCCTTCTTTAGAACTCAAAACAACTCTATTTCTCAGGAGCATGACCAAGCAATATACTAGCCTAGTATAGGGCTACATTTGACATCAAGGTGACTGAGTTCAATCCtgacctctgccacttactaccatATGGGCATATATGGGCATGTCACTTcacctcagtgcctcagtttccctaaggCTTTACAGTCAGCTGCTGATGGAGGGAGTGGGACAGGGGGAAAGCCTTTTCTGCCTTTTCTGCAGTCGAGTGAGATAGTCACCAGACTTTCAGATCCTCTCAGCCTTAGACCTAAAGACCCTGCAAGCCAAAATCCATCTTTTACAAATACAAGAACTCTGGGCATCTAAATCTCCTGCAATTAAAAACAACCTCTAGCCCGCCTCTCTCCAAACAAGCTCCACCTCTCCAAGCTGGAAAAGAGGTCACGTGGAGGCGCCCATGTGAGCCAGGACCCCCAACAACACCAGCCAGGCAGAAGGGACTTGGCTGGAGGCCACGAACCGCCCTCCCAGCacaatccccaccccccacctcccgcACCCCCGCTCCGGGACACCGGCTGTGGTGGGGTTTACAGGGCATTGTAAGGGACCTTTCAAGCGGGGCCCAGGAGGAGCAGATCAATACACACAGATATAAGCAAGGACATTTACACTTTCGTaaccctccacccccagcccagGGATGTTGGCAGACTTTGCAACCAGAGGAAATCCAGAAGCCCTCCAGGCCATCGGGGATGAAGAAATCCGGGAAAGTGACGGAGAACAGTCCCGGATCAGATCCGGGAAGGAAGTCACAGCTCATCCCTGACCTGGCCACTCCTCATCCTCAAATCCACGCAAAAGGTGACCCTCCCCAATGCCCCCTCCTCCTCAACTCCTCTCCCATCAAGGGCGGGCCAAAAACACATCCCGAACTCCATAAGCGGCGCGCTCGGCTCCCTACGCCTCTGTGATGCTAGTGGTAATCGAGAGAAGGGCAAACACTCCTTTAACGCTGTTTGGGGTTCGCAGAGGGCTTTCCAGATGCTCCCCCATTTCGGCTTCCTAACAAACTTCCTGGGAAATAGATGCTACGAATTTGTCCTGGTGTCACTGAGGCTCGGGAAAGGTTTACACCGCCCTCAACTCCCGTTAAGGCAAGACCcaacacgcgcacgcacacacacacacacacacacacacacacagacacacacacacacgggcacGCGGCCAAGCTCTGCTCTCCCAGCCACATCTCCCAGCAGCTACAGCAACAAAAAACTCTTCCTCCACTATCCCTCTTCCCGAGCCCAGGCTGCGTCCTCTTTTGCTCCTCCTCTTCCCGGGGGCTGCCCGGAGCCTAAGGACTTTGCCCCTTTCTGAGCCTCTCCCTCGGACCTCGGAGCTGCGGCTCCCCCAGCCCTCACCTGAGCGGCTCAGCAGCGGCGGGACTTGGCGAGAACCGGACCTCTAAGGAAACTTGAAGGTCCTGCTGGGGGATCACTTAGCCCTGGGTCCGGTGGCTCCTTTTTTATGCCAATATCCCGGGCTAAGCCTGCCAGGTCCCACCTCCCATCGTAACCATTGGCTGTTCCGGGATGAAGGGGCGGGGCCGCTGGTGGGTCAGAGACTCCGTGACTCGCGATGCTTCTGCTTCTCAACCAGTCGCGTTTTGCTGTTGACTTAGGGGTGGAGACGCTGCgcggttgggggaggggaagggagatctCTGGTGATCCCGAAGACTGCTTTATTTTACTTTGCTTGCATGAAGGGCCCCTGCTTGGCTGGGGGTTAGAGTTGggaagagggtgggagggaggaaggaatagccTTGTCCTCATGCACGACAGAGATCAGTGGCTTGGCTGAGGTGACCGGATAAACCACTTGTATATTCATGAATTCATTGATTTCTACGTTTGGAGAATAATCATAGagttaagagctggaagggatcttccaGGCCTGCATTTTATGTATGAAGAAACCCAGGCTCAGGgtctaagtgatttgtccaaggtcaaacagcaaaTGGCAGCactgtgattcaaacccaggccctctcaCTCCAGATTCTGAGATTTTCTGTATGAAGATTCTGAGCCAGGAGATTTACAAGACCGGGATCTGAGTCCCCAGGGAACCTAACTGTGGAGGGGGATGGTAGCTATGAGCAGACAAACATAATATGCTCTGATTAATGAGAGATACACCAGAGAAGTGTAACCAAATTGACCACTTTGTGAAGTAGGGGTTTGGGTGTGAGGTTGGATCAGAGGCAAGCTTCCTTGTAGGGGTGGCATTGGAATTCAGGCCAGCGGGAGAGAGGGGTTTCAAATGGTCATGGGGTGGGGACAGCTTTTAGGCAGAAGAAAAGGTGGGTAAAAGCATAGAGGTTGGAAAGCCAGGCTTTTGTACTGGGAGctgtcttctccagtagatctctcttctctcactaatCTCCAGTTGCTCCCTGTCTATTGGCTGCT from Trichosurus vulpecula isolate mTriVul1 chromosome 1, mTriVul1.pri, whole genome shotgun sequence includes:
- the LOC118834464 gene encoding cathepsin L1-like, whose protein sequence is MNFYLCLASLCLGMVAATPQLDRTLDAKWYQWKSQHRRTYGADEDNWRRATWEKNLRMIEMHNREYSAGKHGFQLEMNKFGDMTNEEFRQVMNGFRHDKFQRKAKGTLFREPLFVKTPKSVDWRDKGYVTPVKNQGQCGSCWAFSATGSLEGQWYHKTGKLVSLSEQNLVDCSRDDGNEGCNGGLMDNAFQYVKKNGGIDTEESYPYEGKDRDCRYRLECSGANVTGYVDIPSGQEKALAKAVASVGPVSVAVDAGHPSFQFYQSGVYYEPGCSSQQLDHGVLVVGYGVKENGKKYWIVKNSWGEEWGQSGYILMSRDKNNHCGIATAASYPEV